The following proteins are co-located in the Mesorhizobium australicum WSM2073 genome:
- a CDS encoding sterol desaturase family protein, giving the protein MDIFGIKALLICALIFIPFEHLFAEQPQKVLRKGLDVDLIYVLFNTFVIKAAMAMMALGTLEAAAILVPQSVTRAVSGQPIWLQVAEMILITDIGVYWAHRAFHKIPALWKFHAIHHGIEELDWLGAFHSHPVDAIVTKAISLTPIYLLGFSDASLAVFSLIYFGHTMLVHSNLRIAFGPFKWLIASPQFHRWHHANQRTAYDKNFAGQLPFLDVIFGTYNATGNKLPEKYGVDDPIPSSYFGQLGYPFLPHRKPSKRAAPSVEAGWLPDTPGIEHVDR; this is encoded by the coding sequence ATGGACATCTTTGGCATCAAGGCGCTTTTGATCTGTGCGCTGATCTTCATTCCGTTCGAACATCTGTTTGCCGAGCAGCCGCAGAAGGTCCTCCGCAAAGGCTTGGATGTCGATCTGATTTATGTGCTGTTCAACACCTTCGTCATAAAGGCAGCCATGGCCATGATGGCGCTCGGCACCCTCGAAGCCGCCGCGATCCTTGTCCCGCAATCGGTAACGCGGGCCGTCAGCGGCCAGCCCATCTGGCTGCAGGTTGCGGAAATGATCCTGATCACCGATATCGGCGTCTATTGGGCGCATCGGGCCTTCCATAAAATCCCCGCTCTCTGGAAATTCCATGCGATACACCATGGCATTGAGGAGCTGGACTGGCTCGGCGCTTTCCATTCCCACCCGGTCGACGCGATCGTCACAAAGGCAATATCGTTGACGCCGATCTACCTCCTTGGCTTCTCCGACGCCTCACTCGCCGTCTTTTCGCTTATCTACTTCGGCCACACGATGCTTGTTCATTCAAACCTGCGGATTGCGTTCGGCCCCTTCAAGTGGTTGATTGCCAGCCCGCAGTTCCATCGCTGGCACCATGCCAACCAGCGCACAGCCTACGACAAGAACTTCGCCGGCCAATTGCCGTTCCTCGACGTGATATTCGGCACCTACAATGCCACCGGCAACAAGCTGCCCGAGAAATACGGCGTCGATGATCCCATCCCCTCCAGCTATTTCGGCCAGCTCGGCTATCCGTTCTTGCCTCACAGGAAGCCGTCGAAACGGGCAGCGCCGAGCGTCGAAGCAGGCTGGTTGCCGGACACGCCGGGCATCGAGCATGTCGACAGATGA